ACGTTGgtggtaaaaacaaaagacgacagcaacaacagataCACCAACTCCATTAAACGGTGGTCATCTCCTTTCAAAGACAAGTCTTCCCTACACCATAAGTACTCACAGGTGGACACGAGCAGCCCGCCACTCCTCATTTTGCAACCAATGATGGTTTAGTTGGGGCTCATGAAGTTGGTGGTTCCGATCATCCGAGTCGTCGGGCTACTGAGAGCCGCGCCGCAAAGGCTGCCGGTGGTTGGGTCCGAAGCACCCAGGGGTGTAAAAAAGGACGAAACGCTGCCCTGAAGGATTCCGTCTCGCACCGGATTAAGAGGCATGTATGACTGAAAGCAAAGCGGCTCCATAGTCTTGGACGAAGGATGGTACTGCTCGGGTTGAGTTGTTGAATTCGACTGTTGTACCCGCGGAATAGTCATCGCCGGAACTGGTTGGGTTGTCATGCTTAAGACGCTTAACTCCATGGGGCTGCTGCTTCCACAAGTTTTTATGTTGCCAGTAACGATGCCACCTGTGTCACCCTCACTAAGCACTACCGGCGGCTGTATTGTTGAGAGTGCCGGGGCCCAACTAGCTGGCACCGTTTGCACAAACTGCTGATTGCCTACGGGAGCCGCCATAATGCCGGGCGCTGCTTGTATCATATGCATACGACCTCTGTCCACAAGTGCGAATGTGGCAGGGTGATGCACTGTCGTTTCTTGCGGCCGCGCCATTGCTGTTAGTACGCTGTTTCTTGAGTCGAATGGGTGTACAATGGGGCAGGGGACAAGGCTCGAGGTAGTCAAGGAGATTTGCTCCACAGCACCATCGCCGAAGCACGGCCCGCTCACTTTGGGTGGAGCAGAGCCCGGTGGTGCTCTCGGCCCTGGCTGACGCACGGATGTTGAACCTGCTGCCTGTGAGTACTTCCTGGGCCCAGTGGCTTGCGTGACACGAAGACGCTTATTGTTAATCGAGTATCCATTCATCCGCGACATCGCGTTCATCGCGGACTCTACAAACTTGTAACGAACGAATCCGTATCCTTTAGGGTGATTTCCGTTCTCGCGGTCGCATATGATACGAACAGAAACTAATGGTCCAAAAGGTCTAAACAGCTCCTCAAGGTCTTCCTCCGTCACAGGGGTTGGGATGTAATTAACAATGAGATTGCGCGGATCCTGGTGCGTTTCCATTGTCCTGCTTGTGTGGCGGAGACGAGAACGTGCTTCGATCCGCTATTTCCTCGTTTTGACTGCTGCTGACGCCCTTTTATGGAATTAGTGCGCGCGATGAGTGTCCCACTTCTCTCCACACGGCACAAAAATCCCTTGATGTATAGCAGTTTAAGGGACCCAGAAAGACACTGCAACTGGGCTTGAATGTGCTGATGGACcttacttcttttccctcctttcttctctacCGAATGTACAGATACAAATGACGGGAAGTATCCCCTTTCTATCTATGCTAACCGGTAGTTGTATCCCTTCGACAAGTCCccaccttttctctctttggtGTTGATTCTCCTCCCTTAGTCGTTGCAAACAACTTTAAGATAAGAAAAACAGTAGACATGATTGAAACGGATTGTTTAGAAAGGTAGCAAAGCGTTGGTGGAGTAGCGAATATCATGAAGGTGCTAATGCAGAAAAGTGCGAGTTTAAGTTTATTTAGTTTCGTGTAAGAAGAAAATGGTGCAGTGACCGCATCCCACAGCCATCTTTGGCAAATGACGACAGCAGGGTAGCAAATGAACGGCTtcggagaggggggaaatacaaaaaaaaaaaaaaagaagcactaAGAGagtaaatttttaaaaaatcccTAACGTAATCTCCTTCCCTCTCGTTCACctccaagaagaaaaatacaaaagcTCCTCCCGCTTTCTTGCTGTCGTCGTTGGTTTCATTCCACAAACGACCTCACCGTCACCGAAGTATAATTCTTCTCTGACCTCACACTCCGGTTTTCTGAATCCTTTCTCATCTCTACACCTTCGGTGCTCCGTTTCTACGGTGAAGCCCCACACGAGACGGCACCCATGCCACAGTTTTCACCTACATTAACTTCTGCCACTTTGCTTGTGTGTGCGCTCAAAGGAATTGGTGGTAGACACAACTAAGAATTAGGGATAGGGTGAAGTGACTAAAATCTCTAATAACGTCGAAGATAATAGCACCGTTTTAATATCAGGGTGGGGGCTAGAGGGTGGAGAGTGGagggcggcggtggtggaaACACACGAAGAAGCACGGGAAACGAAAGAAACTGGAGGCATCTCCAAACCCCTCTGCTGCAGCGCACACTCGAAATCGCTCATTGCCAAGTCTTCGGTTGTTCATACATTTATAAAGCACCACTACCATAGGGCCGCCATTTCCCCCCAATTCTCAATGCGCTTATTTGCGTAGGTAGcacacgtgtatatatattataacaatgtatacatgtatgtatatgtgcacAAGTCATACAGAGTGATTGCTCACGCGTGCAGCGAAAAGCATCTGCGCGCTCTAAACAACTGCTATTGTACATATGAAGCATCTTGAAAGCTGAAATTTCCCACCCTCTTTACATAAAAGTCAGACCGTACCGAAACTTCATTCGACATCTACGAAAAGAGAGGATATCAGACAGCGTCAACCAGTAATTCCAAATAGAGTGAGCAACTCCTCTCACACCCTATGCACTACTCGGTTTAACATCTTTGTTTGTATTATAAATAAGCGGAACATCCTGAACGTGTCCCATTATTTGATCAGGTGGGAGATTCTGCGGCAGGCGATTTACGAATGGTTGAAGTCTGCTTCCCAACGACCGCGGACGCATCTTGTCGACAGGACGGTTGCAACCAAGGCAGCGGAAGCCCCTAAAACCCATCAGAACATCAGCAACACCGCCGCCGTCGTGCTCCTCACTCAAGATGCGCTGCATGTTGACGAGATCTTCCTTGCCTGCCTTGCCATCCAACATGTCGCGTAGTATATTGAGAGATTTGTCAAGTGTATCAATGAGGCTTGCGTTGGTGGTGTTGAGAACCTGCTCCACCTCACGCATCAACCTCTCCAGTGCGTTCTCAACGTAATCGCGCTCAGCCTTGTTGGCCACAAGCTGCGCATCCGCCTTGCAGCGGTCAATATGCTCCACATATTTACGCAGAGTGTCTAGTTCACCGCTAGTGCCGTCCCTGACAGCCTGTAGCATCTGCATTTGCTCCACTAGGTCCTTCTGTACATTTTGAATTTGTTCCTCCTGCTTCTGAGCTGTGGCAGCGGCTCCCTCGCTGCCACCCTTACTGCTCTCCATTTCCAAAAGCTGTCGCAAACCGCGAACGTCGTCAGCCAAACGCTGAAGCCCGGAGTAATCTGCCTTGCGATCGTCGAGGTTAAGTACGTTGCCTTCAACACTTACCAAACGGTTTTGCAACTGATTTAGACGTTTGGACAGGTCCTTCACACGCTCCTTTACTTCCTCATCCCCCTTAAGGTCGGCTAATACTGGACTTCCATCCCCTGATTCCTGTCCCTGTTTGGACCCCAATTCTTTGTCAGCCTTCATTTGTCCCTCATCACTCACACCTCCCCCAGTCTCCGGAGATGACTCCTGAGCGGCGCCcttgtcttgttttttcctctctaacGTAGCGCACAGCCTACCGAGCCCCTTGGCTTCCCCTTGCAACTTACGAATTGCCCCCCACACTTGCTCTAAGTCTCCCTTATCCACTCCTGACTCAAATTCTTTGGACCCTGCTAGCTCCTTTTCAACGCCACTCGCGGGCTCCCCTACCGACTGAGGTGGGATGGGGGACGTCTCCTTCGCCTTGGGCTGGGAGTCAGTGGGAGTGATTTTCAGTAGTTTGTCATTCATGCGCCGGAACGCCGCCTCAAGGTTATTGAGACGAGCTCTCAAATCCCTCACCTCCGTGTTTGCCGGTCTGTTTTGGGTAGAGGAAGATGGTACAACATCACCACCAGAACCGGTGACAATGCCAGTGGGATGGGCCTCAACAGCAGCTTCCGGAGCGGTGTCACCTTCCGCAACACCGCTGTTGCGGAAAGAGCTTTCAGTACCTTCGTGTGGCGTAGTCCTCGCAACATCGTCCGTGGTGTCACCCAAGTATGGCATGCCACCCCCTTCAAGCGCACTAAGGCGTCCCTTAAGTTCCTCCAGCTCTTCTTCCACTCCCTCCAGGCGCGCAGATTGCACGGCATCAAGACCATCACCAGGCCCGACGGTGCGCATCAGGTCAACATCCTTCTGCAGTCCCTTCAACTCACTCAATATCTCCGCTACGACGCGATTGAGGCGACCTATACTCTCTTCATCTTGACGTACGCGCACGAAAAGTGATTCGGGATTGTTGGAATCCTCTGGGGACATCCCCCTCGTGAACGACACACCACTGATTGAGCTCCTTCCCTGACTCATCCGACGGCCTGACACTGGACGTGTCACCCTTCCGGAGGGTTGTGCGAGGCTGGACTCACCCTGCTGCCCCAATTGGTCGGGCACCACATCCTCGGCGCGGTTGTCCGGTTGCATAGACTCCCCAGTTGGATCTTCCTCTTTTGGGGATATCCCATCAAGTTGAAGCTCTTCATTTGCGCGCTGCAGAATAACTTCACCAACCGCCACACCTTCAGTAtctcctcccttttgtttctccttcgTCACGAAATCGCCGTCGGTTCCACTGAGAGGTGATTGTTGCGTCGTGGAAACTTTCCTCCTGGCGTGGTAAAGCTGTTCAATGGAGGCGTTATTCATTGGTTTGCAGAAATTTCCCACCATCCTCTTTAGGTATTCGATTTCATCCCAAAGTGGCTGTAGGTTATCGGATTGCCCTCTGTCCTCGTATGGAGGTAACCACTCCGCTGGTGCTTGCTCCAATTTAGAGTCTTCTGCCTCAGTTTCCACCGTCGCCCCTTCGGGTTTTTGTGGTTGCTGCCGGTGGGCTCCCGGTGCCCGGGACAGAATGTTCTGTAACTGCGCCTCACGATCGGCGTCGCGCCTCCGCAACTCGTCCATTTCCATCCGCAGCAGGGTCAGTTCGTTGTCTTGTCTCTCATTTGCAGTTTCTGACTGCTTCAGCCGCTTCATGATATCCTCAAAAAGCAGCTGCAAGGGTTGAAATGACATGGTGTAGCTGATGAGCTTTGACAGGTCAATTTCACAGCCCTCATCGCCAACAACGTACGACATCTTGAACCTCTTCTTTCCAGCTCCCCTTTCCTACTTTTTTGACAGCTCTACTactgctcttctttttttttctgtttactCCCTTCGTTTGTTGATCCTATCTATCTATTTTGTTGCGGGACCACACACGACAACAGTAAACTATTACTTTCACACTAGTCACAAACTCTCACACTCTCTCTGCTCTTCTTTCGTCTACCACCTCGTACTTTTCCGCTTTCCCAAGCCTTTTTGCTGCGTATGCAATGGCTTCCACACAGTGTTtcctcacaacactcttacTGCTTACGTACTGGGACCACACCAATCCAAAACAGTAGTAAGCAGCGAAGTatcagtaaaaaaaaaaaaagaaaacagtggATGAGAACGGAAATGACAAGAAAAATTACCTATTATATGATGCCAATGGAATGTTTGACGGTAGAAAATAAGATAGCATAGCTAGCCATTTACCCATACAGGCACCATGAAACGGTGTCCTCTCAAGAAGGGgcgggaaaggggggagtAACAGCACCCAATTCATCTCATGCccttccctctccttcatcACAATGTGAATGCACCGATTCACATACAAATATCTTCCTGTGCACTTTTCCTTGCGAATTGCTTCGACCATACACTTTTGGTTGAACCCCCTTTTCACTGTTGGCCCCATGGGACGCGCGCCGGTAGCAGTCGCCGCACATCCTCTCGCTCCGCCAACAGGTGTTCTTCCACAAACCGCCGCAAAGCCGGCATTACATTCGGGTTTTCAATCTTGAGTTCCTCACATGTCTCAAGCCACAGGAAGTTAGACGCATTTAGCTTCCCTTTGCTTGGTGTATCGTCAATGAGAACAGTGTTCTGTGGCGTTGCTATTTCTGGAAATCGACGGTACACCTCACGCAGGTCCTTCACCGTGGCGTGTTGGTCATCTCGGCTCGTGGCGCTCACACGTCGGAACTCATCAGCAGTCGTGTGTTCGCGGGACCAGACAAAAGCAAAGTTCACCTTTTGTGCATGTTGACTGAAAACAGCCTCCATCAGGGGAGTGGTATTGCGCGCGGTGGTGGAGCTCCACACGGCAAGGGTGCAGTGCTGCTGTAGGGCGAGGAGTGTCTCCATGGCACTGGGGCGAAGCCACACGCGACTCATCCCAACGGTTATGGCGCCCCCCGGCATGCCTGACGGAACGCGACTGGCATGTATACGCTCCAAAAGCGTTCCGCGCAGTCCAAAAACCAGCAATGGTCTCATCGCAAGGAATACTATACGAACAACTGTGACCTGTATATCGATCGAAACACGCACCGAAATGAGTATGTGTGATGCAAAACGAATTCGTTACTGTGACtcttgttgctgctgaaatTGTGTGAGGTGTTGGCAGCTACACAGTTGCCTCTCAGTCCGCCCTCCGTGCACACCCACGTAggcaaaaacgaaaacctTCGTGCCTCACACGATCTACGCTAATTCTCCGCACGACTAATGGGCGTGGAACAACAACTGACcggatatatatatgtatatatatatattgtttggAGATACGAAGAAACAACGGACAgcccctttcttcttttatgtCCGCTGAGTTCCGCTAGCACCACCGCCTCAGCTATTCTCCTTCCCCACCCAACACGCCAAGAAACAGAACAAAAGACACGTTACTACTCCCCAGCTTAGCAGAAAGGGGTACGGAGAGAATATGGCTCCCACTTCACACAAACGCTGACACACGTATGCATTCAGATGGGGAAAAGCAGAGAGTGAAAGGGAGTACATAAACCATGCAAATGCACAAACAGAACGAAAACAAGCGAGGGAACAGGCGCAATTACGTGAACCTCCCCTCCCACTTAATGCTGAAAATTGTGAGGTGGTGCAGCAGTCGTTACGTGGTCTTACATGCACTCATACATATGAACAAGCGTGTATTTTCTTACTATGAAAACAAAGCGTGTTACACGTTAGTTTGTGAAGGCATAATTCACACAATCCGTCAGATGTGTTCCATAGTGAACAACCACCGCACGGTCCTCTGTCTACACAGGAATGCGACATCACCGTAACACCCGCAGCTTGCATGCATTAACGAATAAATACAGAAGGAAACTAATAAATCAATTTTATCCCTTCCTCCTCGCCCGTTATACCTTTTCATCcgcttctcttcccttcaaaACTTACTGTAAGATCATCTGGTCCCCTCTTTGGACCGTGATACCCCCTCCCACctcaaccaccaccaccgttaTCTTTACAATTCCCTGctgttacttttattatcattattattgcttcCTTACTGTTATATAgttgggagggggaaggggagaatcTTTCTTCGTAGACCGTATCTCGAAACGCTCCTTCACGTGAAACCCGTCGCTTTCCATAGCtactttgtgttttgttgttctttacCTGCCACTGTTGCTACccattcttttctcctccatccTTTCTTCAATGTTCTCGCTACCattcattgttattgttgcccCAACTGCTATCAACATGACAGGCAATGAAAATACATATGCTTCAAAGTAgggggaaatgaaagaaCGAAAGAAGTCGACAAACGCTGTCGCCCGCTCTTTCCTCggactatttttttttttcaccctccGCCACTTCGTATGCACCGCGCACAAACGCAAACACAAGCCgatccctccccccccccccccgtgcGGGAACAAATGAAGAGTGAGAAAAGCGAaatggggagaaaaaaaaaaaaagagacggaCAACGCACCGGAACAAGCGAGacgcaaggaaaaaaaaaacggagcggtgtggaaggaaggagggcAGGACACAAGTCGAAAATAGAGAGGAAattaaacaacaataaagagTGCGGCGCTCCCCACGCAGGCAACGgtcagggggaaaaaatgttgTCCAGGGCAatcagaaaaataaaagggctGTACCCCGTCAGTGATTCATATAGGAAGAAGAGACACATTATCGCCAAAAGATTATGTAGCGCTCGTATGGGTAAACATAGCGCTGAAATGCCTCACGACCAATCTGGAGGTCCGGCATCCCCATCGCAAACATCGCTAAAACACAGCCGCATCCAAAGTAGAAGAACACGCTACTGATTGCGTAAAGCAGGCACCGCTTTTCCATGCGTTGTTTCAGTGTCAGTACTCCGAAGAATATCGCAAACCAAATGCAAAGGGATATGAGTGAAGTTATCCAAGGTATTGCGATGTAGCCCGGCATTGGTTCCTGAAAATAATTCCCCTCAACGGCAAGCTTCCCCGCCAAAACAACTTCGAACAAAAGGTTCACCACACTCACCCACACTGATGGACCAAGTTTGTTAGTTGGGTCAAGTCCGCTGATATAAAAGTAGTACTCGCATACGGCAGGTATCGCCAAGAACAGCCACATAACCAGccgcaaaacaacaagatgATGTTTGGGGGGTATATGAAGGATGTGTTTCACGGTAAACGTGTTCAACTCTTGAAGGGTCATCagggaaagtaaaagaagaaactgcACGAAGCGTTTTGGACTAAGAAACACATTCCACTCGTACGGAACCAATGATTGAGGCACGAGCTGCGATATGAAGCGACGCGCCTTCCCGCATTTACTCTTCACATTATCTGATAACACCCAATTATATCTCCGTGCGTGAAATATGCGCAAAGCGAGTATTCCTAATAATGTTCCGCCGCCATTGCATATGAGGACATCCAACAGCAAATGGTCCCACCAGCACTCCTTAAAGTTCGGCAGTGCGTGCTGGAACGTCACCTCGACAATCTCAAACACAACTGAAATGCACGTTGAGGCACGCCAATCCCTCACAATAATCGTCTTCGCGAAATACCCCAGTGTATGGGCAACTATAAAAATGTCAAAAGTCGTGCGGACAAAAAGGAATGGGTCATCTGAAGTGAAAATGCGACAGTCCTCGGCGTATTGCCTCTCCTCCGGTAGTGACTTAAGTGAAGGATCGTGCAGCAATAGAATTGCACGTATTGTGTCCAAACTTTgaaacagcagaaaagaTAGCAACGCCAGATACAAGACACCCACGGCCAACACCGCCCGCCAGAAACTCGGATGCGGGCGCAGCAACATCGAATCGGGAAGGTGGGTGGCGCCAAAAGCTATAAAAGATACTCCAGAAGCCGCAAGGCCCAATTTTACACTGCTGACAACATCCATATCTAGGTAGTGGCAGTAACGCACCATGAAAAGGAATACTGCTAACAGAACAATAAGAACCGAAAGCGTACGGGGCGTGTACATCGCGTCTTCTGTACCACCATTAGCGATGCAAGTTTCCTCCGACTGCTGCTTCGGGTTTATCTCTCTGCTGATAGGCAGTGAATTTAatttcttcacctttttcaGGCCAGCACTGTGACTGCTCACACTACCTTTTCGACTGTCAATACCCTTACGTGAGGCACCGGTGCCTTTGGGGCTACTGAAGCTACCGGTAGCACCGTTGAGCTTACCGGCCATGCACACTCGAGAGATTCTCGAAGCCCTGTTTGTTCCACGGCAGCACCGCACGCAGTTGTAATGAAAAATATACTTAATACGGGGTTTTCCCGCCCTCagtgatggaaaaaaaaaaggaccaaAAAAGGTAATCAGCGACAAGACAGAGTCAAGACAGGAGAAACGACATTCTTGCTTCTACAACTCACCTAAGTCAGATATCTACTGACATCTCTCGAGTCAATCTACCGGTCATGCCTACGCAGACACAATCCCAGTTCGGCATCTTCATTACCTCCGCAGCCAATAACGAGTAAAGGAAGCTCAATGCCACTAAAGGTAGCACTGAGAAGCTTGAAACCCTTCCGGTGTTGGATTAAGACAAACGGGAAGGTATTTAAAGAGTGTCGTGGCGGTAAGCCCACGTTCGCCGCCTTGAGATGAGGCGGCGAGATCGGCGGCTGTGCCGTGCACAAGGCATCCCGCACAGGTGGCTTGCCAGAGCGGAAACTGCTGCGCCAGCAGCCCCGCAATGATACCAGTCAAAACATCTCCCATGCCTCCAGAGGCCATGCCGCTGTTACCGACGTCGGCAACGGCGCACGCGGGAAACAGCAGTTCTGCCGCCGTCCCCGTTGGCACGGGGACGCGTGCATCTTCCGCACTGCGAAGCACCGTTCCAGGCCCTTTGAGCAAAACGACCCCACCGTACCTAGCCACCAACTCCTCAGCGGCACGATATCGATTTTGCTCCACCTCAGAAACTGTGCAACCAAGAAGTCTGGAGGCCTCAGCAGAGTGCGGCGTTATGACACGGTTATTTAGTCGTACAGACGGTGGTTGTTGTTCCCCATCATTCCTTTTCCTAGAAAACGCTGCTAAAATATTCAACGCGTCCGCATCCCACACCGAGGGAATATTAATGTTCTCCCGGAGATGTATTTCCACTACACGCAGGGCTTCGATTCCCCATGCACCTTGACCAAGGCCAGGCCCTATAGCTACACACGAGGCCCACTGTAGTCCCATCCGCAAACTTTCCTCCGTCAGTGTCTGAGTCATCACCTCTGGGCAGCGGCACATGATTGGCGCGGCATGTTCAGCACGCGTAAGAACTCGAACGAGACCACAGCCAGATCGTAACGCTGCCTCTGCTGCCATCGCAATGGCTCCACCGAAACCAGAGTCACCACCGACAACCAACAACTTGCCATTCATTGCCTTGTTAATACACCTTCGTGGCTCGCTGCGCGATAACAGTGGAAAAAGATGCGAACTTTCAAGTCGCCTGCAAAATACATCACGCTGTTGGTCCGGTAACAACAACCAATCAGCGAGATCTAGGGAATCATAGTGAAGCTTTCCAACATGGTTGCGTGCAGACCCTGTAAGAAGTCCTGGCTTCACAGCAATGAAGGTGACGGTGTGAACCGCACGTATACATGAGCCCTTCACGTCCCCCGTTTCGGCATCTAAGCCCGACGGAATATCAATAGCAAAGCACGGCTTACCAGATTCGTTCACACGATCGATTATCGCTGCGTAATCCCCACGTGGAGCTCCCCCCATCCCCGTACCTAGCAAGCCATCCACAACTACATCCACACCGGAGAGTGAAGCTCCCTCTTCCAACCAGGTGCGCGCATCTTTCATTACGATCTCCACACCTGGTTTTTGACGTTCTTCCTGTAACGCAGCATAGGCGGCTGCTGCCTCGGGAGGAAGCGGTTTGGAACCGGCCACAGTTATAACAGTAACGCATGTGCCTCCTCCCCTGGAGGAGGCTCGTCGGGCAACCTCAAAGCCGTCTCCACCGTTATTCCCGCTTCCGCAGAGCACCAGCCACTTCTTTGCATTTGGAACCTCGGTGCAAACGACCTTGAAaaaagctgcagcagccCGTTGCATGAGATCGTATAAGGTTATCCCCTGTACCCGGGCTGCTTCCACTTCCGCTTTTCGAAGCCATGCGGCAGACCAGGCGAGATATAACAGTTTTTGCTGCTCATCCGGGTAACGGGTATACGTGCTAATGGTCCGAATAAAAGAGTTCCTTCTTCTCATTATGAAGCCTATTAAGTCaacacgctttttctttcttttttttttttgttttagacGAAGAGCCACTGCACGAAAGGAAGCGTCGGTGACAGCGTTCTAAGGGGTATAGGTAGAGCAACCAGCGACGCTAAAGCTACGCAGAAGTCAGAGAATGGGGCACATGGATTATGTGTGCAAAAGGAAACGTTTGGTGTAATTCCATCAcggaggaaggaaggaaacctCCGGGTTGTCCCTCATTGATGTGGATCCCAATTTTCGGTGCAGTCTCACATGCACGCGTGCAAGAAGGTAAATGCCTGGCATTCAAATTGCCGCCAAAAAGAactgacaaagaaaaacagcggCACAGAGGATAAAGATATTGGACTACGACGAAAACACACTCGCCGattataaaaaagagaaaatgtaGCCCAACTCTTTCAAAAACCGAGTCCCAGCGCTTGCTCCAACCCCAGCTCCTCATCGTCATCTTGTGAAACCTTAGAATGGCCAGTTGAATTATCACGGCGAGCACCACCACCCTCCGCACTGCCTTTTCCCAATTTTGGTCCCGCATGGTCCGCGATAGC
This sequence is a window from Trypanosoma brucei gambiense DAL972 chromosome 7, complete sequence. Protein-coding genes within it:
- a CDS encoding phosphatidyl serine synthase, putative, whose translation is MAGKLNGATGSFSSPKGTGASRKGIDSRKGSVSSHSAGLKKVKKLNSLPISREINPKQQSEETCIANGGTEDAMYTPRTLSVLIVLLAVFLFMVRYCHYLDMDVVSSVKLGLAASGVSFIAFGATHLPDSMLLRPHPSFWRAVLAVGVLYLALLSFLLFQSLDTIRAILLLHDPSLKSLPEERQYAEDCRIFTSDDPFLFVRTTFDIFIVAHTLGYFAKTIIVRDWRASTCISVVFEIVEVTFQHALPNFKECWWDHLLLDVLICNGGGTLLGILALRIFHARRYNWVLSDNVKSKCGKARRFISQLVPQSLVPYEWNVFLSPKRFVQFLLLLSLMTLQELNTFTVKHILHIPPKHHLVVLRLVMWLFLAIPAVCEYYFYISGLDPTNKLGPSVWVSVVNLLFEVVLAGKLAVEGNYFQEPMPGYIAIPWITSLISLCIWFAIFFGVLTLKQRMEKRCLLYAISSVFFYFGCGCVLAMFAMGMPDLQIGREAFQRYVYPYERYIIFWR
- a CDS encoding RNA-binding protein, putative, which codes for METHQDPRNLIVNYIPTPVTEEDLEELFRPFGPLVSVRIICDRENGNHPKGYGFVRYKFVESAMNAMSRMNGYSINNKRLRVTQATGPRKYSQAAGSTSVRQPGPRAPPGSAPPKVSGPCFGDGAVEQISLTTSSLVPCPIVHPFDSRNSVLTAMARPQETTVHHPATFALVDRGRMHMIQAAPGIMAAPVGNQQFVQTVPASWAPALSTIQPPVVLSEGDTGGIVTGNIKTCGSSSPMELSVLSMTTQPVPAMTIPRVQQSNSTTQPEQYHPSSKTMEPLCFQSYMPLNPVRDGILQGSVSSFFTPLGASDPTTGSLCGAALSSPTTRMIGTTNFMSPN